Sequence from the Muntiacus reevesi chromosome 9, mMunRee1.1, whole genome shotgun sequence genome:
cctttgtgattttcatAATAAGTCATGTTAGAACGCCTTTATGATTATTAAATATGTTGATTCAATAGATTGATTCTATTCTGTAATACTTCTTTTGAATAATTTCATTACTCATGATTTGGAATAAAGTTACCTGCTTGAAGATAAAATATCcttagaaattaatttcaaagGTAATGATCTGGGGATGGTTCCATGGGTAGAGATATATAACTCTGataatagttttaatttgtatgttCTCTAACATTGTGTGTTAATTAAAAGATGAGGTAACATCTATAGACCTTGACTGAGTGACCCTCAAGAATTCGAACAAATACTGTAATAAGTAAACAGTGACTTAAAGTCCTATTTTTTTGTTCACAGGTGGGTTTAGGCCTCCTATCATATTTTTTGGCCATTTAGAAGCAGTcttgtgttaatttttttgttgatattttattcCACATTTCATACTTTTATGTTTACCTTTTCTTCATTAGATGATAACTCTCTGTATCATCCAATATGTAAGTCTTTCTTCGAACATTTCATCTATTGCTGTTTTGGTATCATTTCCTAAATCCTTAAAAATCATGAAATTGTCAAAAAACCTATTTGAGATTTCAAGGATTGGTTAAGAATATTCTTTCAACCCTAGAATGAAGAAGTGTACCTCCTTTATGAAATGGATAGTAAATATAAAGTAAAtcttgctttacatttttattaaacttttaaccattttttttatttttaatagttattaGCTATATGTACAATAATTAGCTTCCAGATGGAAAGCTAATAGTGACACCTCATTTATTTAATGATGTATCATTTTCCCACAAATGTCTCTAATTAATTGCCTCTCTATTAGTGTGCAAGATTTTGAGATTAATAATGATGTTTTAATAAGCCTTGATCATATTAATAATATCTGAAAGTATAAGAACCATACTgctcatttgttgaatgaatgaacaaattatcATGACACGTCAGGAAGTCAGTCATAAGAATTATATTGATAGGAAATGTCATCCTGAACTCTGAATAAAAGATGCAGAAAGACCTATGGAACAAAGGAACAATGTAACTGAGTTTGTCCTCTTGGGGCTCACTCAGAGCCCCCAGGGTCAGAAGATACTATCTGTCATGTTCTTGCTCATCTACATCGTGACCATGGCGGGCAACCTCCTCATTGTCCTGACCGTGGTGTCCAGCCCAACGCTTGGCatccccatgtacttctttcttggCAACTTATCATTTATGGATGCTGTTTATTCTACTACAGTCACCCCAAATATGATTATAGACTTATCCTGCGCGAAGAAAACCATTTCATTCCAAGCATGCATGACCCAACTTTTTACAGGGCActtatttggtggtgctgagattTTGCTCCTGGTagtcatggcctatgaccgctacgtggccatctgcaagcctctgcaTTATATGACAGTGATGAATCAACGGGTCTGTGTTCTGTTACTGCTGTTAGCCTGGACTGGTGGGTTTGTACATGCTATCGCTCATATTCTCTTTGTTTACAGTctccccttctgtggccccaatgtcattgaccaCTTCGTCTGTGACATGTACCCCTTGTTAAAACTGGCCTGCACTGACATCCGCATCATTGGCTTCACGGTGCTGGCTAATGATGGGGCCATCTGCGTGGTCCTCTTCACGCTCTTGCTCCTCTCCTACGGGGTCATCCTGCGCTCCCTGAAGGATctcagtcaggaagggaggcacaGAGCCTtgtccacctgtggctcccacgtCACTGTGGTGGTCCTCTTCTTCGTGCCCTGTATTTCTCTGTATGTGAGACCTCCTTCCACCTTACCCATTGATAAATACTTGGCAGTGTTTTACACCATCGTCACCCCAATGTTGAACCCTCTGATCTATACgctgagaaatggagagatgcAAAATGCCATGAAAAAGCTCTGGAACAGAAGACGAAAATGAGGCCGTAGGGAAATATGTCACctattttcaatgaaaaattgctcttctctggaaaacaacatgtgattttttttaactgtagtatCTTCTCAGGCTAAATAACTTGGGTATGATGAAAAACATCTCTTATTGAATAATTTGAATGatcaaaatatactttaatattttcaaaatttcctagttcaaaatacatatttgtttgaaatgcatttttatgATTTGCCTGATTTCTTGGGGGAAGTACATATAGTTTTGGggtaaaaaatgtttctttgagaCTATAGATTTATGTTCTATATGATGAGTTAAGCTATATAGTTAACACTGTTAATTTATTAGATTAGGGGAAGATTTTACCATATTTCTCTCTAAAATAATGcaatatttttcagaattaatAGGGTTTATTACATTAcagatttcagaaaaaataattaaaaatataaattcctccacacacaaacatacttATTAATATTTGAAGTATAGATACAATTTTTCTACTGCAAGATGTTttttttatacatcattttatttctgttgcttacCATCTTAAGATTGAAGAAGAATGTTTCaaagatttaaatttaataacaaggctatgtttataaaaataatctaaaggaatgaaattttatgTAGAATAAAACCGAATCTTAATTTTCCAACTGTTATAATTatgagtgttttaaaataaatgtgttattttaacattgtttgcttttacatttctattaccatattacttttgaaaaattccaTTTCCTTCAAGTGATTTCATACACtttaaccactttttttttaaaataacttttaaaaacactttatgaaagtgaaagtcatgtctgactctttgtgaccctgtggaatgtagcccatggaattctccaggccagaatactggagttggtagctgttcccttctccagcagatcttcccaactcaggaatcgaacccagatctttcccgcattgcagacagattctttaccagctgagccaccaggaaagtccaaaaacactttatattttaatccatctagaatttattttcatttgtcatgGGCAAAGACGTAAGTCTATTTTCCCTAAAGAGGTAAAATAGTCTGTCAACATAATGATTCGTTTCACATAGCTTGAAAAGTTTCTACTTAGTAGGTGATGTTTTGCACCACCTAAGATGTTCAGTTCTGGGGCaccttctcctcttctccatctccTCTCTCACATTTCCCTTATCCTCTGAACTTTAGGGtcattttgtaaagtttgaaaatttccataaaaaCAAGTTTAGCATGTCATTGCTGAATATGcttaggctttcccttctccaggggatcttcctgaccctgggattgaacccaggtctcctggattgcaggtggattctttaccagctgagtcacaagggaagcccaagaatattggagtgggaagcctaacccttctccaggggatcttcctgacccagaaattgaaccagggtgggatgttttgagagaacagcatcaaaacatgtatattatcaagggtgaaacagatcaccagcccaggttgaatgcatgaggcaagtgctcgggcctggtgcactgggaagacccagagggatggggtggggagagaggtgggaggggggatcgggatggggaacacatgtaaatccatggctgattcatgtcaatgtatggcaaaaaccgctacaatattgtaaaataattagcctcctactaataaaaataaatggaaaaaaataataaaaaataaatgggaaaggaactgaatagatatttctccaatgaAAATATAGGAATGGCTAGAGGAACATGAGAAGGTGCTCGACGtgactaatcatcagagaaatgcaactcatAACACACAAGGAGATCGCCTTTCATCTGTTAGGATGGCCATATGAGATCTATATGAGACAAAAAagtttggtgaggatgtagagaaaaatggAACTATGTTATTAATGGGAATACAATTTTTTCATTCACTACAGTGACCATTAGGGAGGGTTTTCAGGcaatcaaaaacaaaaccattGTATTATGCAATCACGCTTTTGAGTATATATTCAAGAATATGAAATCAGGAATCTGAAAGGTCATCcctactcccatgttcattgcagcattattcacaatagccaagatctgGATACAACTAAGTGAACATTgaaagatgagtggataaagcaaatatgatatatatatatatatatatatgtatgtgtatgtgtgtgtgtgtgtgtgtgtgtgtgtgtgtgtgtgtgtgtgtgtatagacttccctggtggctcagatggtaaagtgtctgcctacaatgcgggagacccaggttcgatctctgagttgggaagcttttcctggagaagagaatgggaactcactccagtattcttaccccctcaaaaaaaaaaaagaatggataaaagaaatatgatatatatatgtatata
This genomic interval carries:
- the LOC136174735 gene encoding olfactory receptor 4A15-like — its product is MEQRNNVTEFVLLGLTQSPQGQKILSVMFLLIYIVTMAGNLLIVLTVVSSPTLGIPMYFFLGNLSFMDAVYSTTVTPNMIIDLSCAKKTISFQACMTQLFTGHLFGGAEILLLVVMAYDRYVAICKPLHYMTVMNQRVCVLLLLLAWTGGFVHAIAHILFVYSLPFCGPNVIDHFVCDMYPLLKLACTDIRIIGFTVLANDGAICVVLFTLLLLSYGVILRSLKDLSQEGRHRALSTCGSHVTVVVLFFVPCISLYVRPPSTLPIDKYLAVFYTIVTPMLNPLIYTLRNGEMQNAMKKLWNRRRK